TTGCTTCCCAAGTAAAAACATCCACCAGATGTGCTTTCACGATCATCTATATTCATAGCTCAGTTAGCATCATTGTACCCTGTTAAGAACATTACACTATCTTTAGTAAACCAAATGCTAAGATTAGATGCACCATGAATGTACCTAATGATTCGTTTGATTGCTTTGATATAAGGTTCCCTTGGATTGGACTGGTATCTTGCATACATTCCAACACTAAAGTACATAACAAAATAATTAGTCGTGAGATAAGAAGACTGCCAATCATACTTCTATATGTGGTTCGGGAAGTGGGCACTCCCTCAACATATACGCACAAATTCTCTTTTGTAGACATAGGTTTCTTACCTGGTGACTTGAAAAAAGTGCTAACCAATAAGCTAAGTAATAGCAGAAGTGGCTACGGAAGTGGGCACTTCTCTAAGCACTATGAAAACACAAAGTAAACAGGGGAAAACAAAGGTTTGTTTGCTCAATTCGATTTCTTTATGTCAATGGAGCCTAGCTCAATGAGAAGTAACCACTATCTTCAAACACTTACAACCAATGAACCTAAATTCATCATACCTTAGTGATAATTTCCTCACTCTTGTACATTTGAAGATTAGAACTCTCACAATTAAATTCCCCATAAGAACATAGCTTGTAAAACCACGACACAAATGTTTTGCAATCAAAtgtaatctaaaaaaataatgttCCTTACTTGAATAGATAAAGTGCTCTTCAAAAAATTTAGTACATAAACCTATACAAGCCTCTCAATTATATAGGTTTTTTTGATATTTGCTAACATGATGAAGATCTTTCACAATTCCTATTAAACAACAATGAAACTAGTTGAATACAATATAATAGTAACAAACAAGGTAAATAAGGACTATTGGTAGCTAAGTCTTCAACTTTCCAATTTGATCCAACTTCCTTGATCCAAGAAATTAGATAGACTCGATCTAATAAAAAATGATTCTCCAAGTGAGATGATCTTCATTAATAGGCTAAATATAAACCAAAATATTAGTTTAGCCCAAATATCTGATTCAATAATTTTCAATCACCTAAATAGGGAAAGTTGCTTGTATGTCGTAGTGGTTAAGAAAGCGGGCACTTCCTCAAGCACATCttaatcattttatatttttcaacaagGAGGATGAACACGCTTCAGCATGCTCAAACCAACATCTTCCTGCACTGGCAATTATGCCAATGCCAACCGTGATAAGACTCAATCAATCCGTGCCATAGTTTTTTAATTATAGAAATGAGAATGTATATttgtttgatattttaaaaaataagcttAAGTCACAAAATGGTACCTTAAGTATACCTATTTTCCCAAATTGAtacttaaactattttttttggtcacaagtggtacctaaactatACTTTGTTACCCAAAATGACATTTAAACTATATTCCGTTACCCAAATTACCACAACCGCTAAAAAAACTTTTAGCCAATCATCTTGTGGCACGTgacaatttttaactaaaaatcacccaaaagttaaatattaattgcttaagctttttttaaaaaaaaacatataaacatattcaTCTTTTTTTGTTATTCACTCAAGAACTCCGTTGACAAAAATTCAATATCTTATAAAAAAAACTCATGGGTTTTGAATCGAGGTGAGGAAGGAATTGAAATTGaagtttaaaaaaagaaaaaaagctcaACGAAATCTAGTTTTTGTCGCTAAAAACTAGGTTTGGATGAGTTCTTAATTTTTTTGTCACCAAAATTCTTGGGTAAACAATAAaagatatgaatatatatatatatataactttttgaaggaaataatattttaactttttgttggattttttttagttaaaaattgttgTGTCATAAAGTAATTGACTAAGATTTTTTTTTGACGTTTGGGATAATTTGTGTAATAAAATGTAgttttttttggtagaaaaaaaattacaattcagaaatcaaacatttagaaaacTCAATACATTATCCTGGTCTAATAACCGCAATCCTGGTTCCCTATCTCTCCTGAGCTTAACTATCTTATCTGTAGTTCCATTCTCTTCTCTTGGGATATGTTGAAGATTCCAGTGACTTAGCAGCTTTAATAGCAAAAGGATTCTCATAATTAAGGCAGAATTAGAGCCTTTCCGAACTCCTTCATGAATGAGGTTAACTGCTTCAAGATTGTCTGTTCGGATAAGAACTTTCTGAAAGCCACGATTAAGGGCAATTTACAACCCATCTAGAATACCCCATAGTTCTGAATCAATAACTTCACACATTCCCAAATACCTCGTATATCTAATTATCCCAGTTCCCTTCTGATCCCGCAGAAGCCCTCCAGCTGCAGCAAACATATCTTCATATTTGACCGATCCATCAGTGTACAAATAAACCCAACCATCCAAAGAGTCAAGAATCAAATCCGACCATGAGGGTTTAGTGCCTTTTGATCTGGATACTAAAACATACTGTTTCGCCCAACATAAGGAGGTTTTGATAACCTCACCAGTACTCTAAGAAAGACCTTGAAATATACATAGGTTTCGGCCTTTCCACAGTCGCCAAATGACAATCCCGAATAGACAAGGCCAAATGACTCCACTTACTAGCTTCACTGCTTGTTGATTTCGTAAGTTAAGCTCCATCCACTCATGAAGAGATcctgcaaaaaaaaaatagattactTACCTGTAGGGACTATTTGCATCCATACCTCCCCTGCTGTTGTGCAATCTTGAAGTACATGAAGGATATTCTCATAATTGTGGCCACAAGTGCCACAAGCAGTGTTAGTGTTAGACCCTAGTCCTCTTCGTATTCTTTCAACATTGGTGAGTAAAAGGAGTTTAATAAAATGTAGTTTAGATGCCACTTGTGAGAAAAAAATTAGTGAAAGAATGAGTATAATTTAAGtaccattttattatttaaataagaaaAGACAATTTCTTAATTTCGGTTGTgagagtttaaaaatatatacattatataataatccaaataaCAATAAGGATTTAGAAACACTTAACAACTTTTTAATTTCACTGGTAATGACTTGAAAGTATGAAGATTGTGTCtcataaacaaaatattttaattgtaaaattttcaattcaaaacaaaCAATACGAGTTTCCGCttaaaataatcattctataacCAGTTCACCTTTTAAGAGATTAGAAAAAgtagaaatcaaaattttttaagatTTGAAGTGA
The sequence above is drawn from the Gossypium hirsutum isolate 1008001.06 chromosome A05, Gossypium_hirsutum_v2.1, whole genome shotgun sequence genome and encodes:
- the LOC107961040 gene encoding uncharacterized protein, which encodes MSIGVAIPDLETLFCAMANAFNKVEYVLVSRSKGTKPSWSDLILDSLDGWVYLYTDGSVKYEDMFAAAGGLLRDQKGTGIIRYTRYLGMCEKVLIRTDNLEAVNLIHEGVRKGSNSALIMRILLLLKLLSHWNLQHIPREENGTTDKIVKLRRDREPGLRLLDQDNKEHVFTSEEDAKKGASNVDVEIIGEMPTSSDHA